From one Flavobacteriales bacterium genomic stretch:
- a CDS encoding metal-dependent transcriptional regulator, whose translation MLTRSEEDHIKAVYALLQEADRASNKDIAERLRTKASSVTDMLKKLADKGWLKHEPYYGVKLTAKGQALALQLVRKHRLWETFLVDRLGFGWDEVHEVAEQLEHVASEKLTDKLDAYLGKPAFDPHGDPIPDRNGRIRERRTKRLDACKAGEQVRIAAVSETTDGLLRLLDAKGLRIGSELAIQEVHAFDGSMDVKPQRGAAFSLSKDVSHHLQVESA comes from the coding sequence ATGCTCACCCGCAGCGAAGAGGACCATATCAAGGCCGTGTACGCCCTCTTGCAGGAGGCCGACCGCGCCTCCAACAAGGACATCGCCGAGCGCCTGCGCACCAAGGCGAGCAGCGTCACGGACATGCTCAAGAAACTCGCGGATAAGGGCTGGCTCAAGCACGAGCCCTATTACGGCGTGAAGCTCACGGCCAAGGGACAGGCCCTCGCCTTGCAGCTCGTGCGCAAGCACCGGCTCTGGGAGACCTTCCTGGTGGACCGCCTCGGCTTCGGCTGGGACGAGGTGCACGAAGTGGCCGAACAGCTCGAGCACGTGGCCAGCGAAAAGCTCACCGACAAGCTCGATGCCTACCTCGGCAAGCCGGCCTTTGACCCTCATGGCGATCCCATCCCTGACCGTAACGGCCGCATCCGCGAGCGCCGGACCAAGCGCCTCGACGCGTGCAAGGCAGGCGAGCAGGTGCGCATCGCCGCCGTGAGCGAGACCACCGATGGCCTGCTGCGCCTGCTCGACGCCAAAGGCCTGCGCATCGGCAGCGAGCTCGCGATCCAGGAGGTGCATGCCTTCGATGGCAGCATGGATGTGAAACCGCAGCGCGGCGCCGCCTTCAGCCTTAGCAAGGACGTGAGCCACCATCTGCAAGTTGAATCCGCATGA